From one Catharus ustulatus isolate bCatUst1 chromosome 1, bCatUst1.pri.v2, whole genome shotgun sequence genomic stretch:
- the YAE1 gene encoding protein YAE1 homolog isoform X2, whose translation MEQHYEKEIEEVFLFSDFLGILLGKVKNCISQEGYRDGIEAGKELALQRGFNQGYRHGAELMITCGQFKGTLNALLTWCHFNGHDSALSTINNLLDVVRKHEDDMLKYLNSAEEQRQPHLGHILDSVQDMDLNHTAGTEYKEVKDGKHEDCGSSSENICRNNGDIGSLQSECSKTNICTDPEKSTLAWVKKQTVWLVEQLGLSLDILHHVQQLEH comes from the exons ATGGAACAGCACTATGAAAAAGAGATTGAAG aggttttcctgttttctgacTTTCTGGGGATCCTTTTGGGAAAAGTAAAAAACTGCATCTCGCAG GAAGGCTATAGGGATGGAATTGAGGCCGGGAAAGAACTTGCACTCCAGAGAGGCTTTAATCAAGGTTACAGACATGGTGCCGAGCTGATGATTACATGTGGCCAATTCAAAGGAACCCTGAA TGCTCTCCTAACCTGGTGTCATTTTAATGGACATGATTCTGCTTTAAGTACAATAAATAATCTTCTTGATGTGGTTCGAAAGCACGAAGATGATATGCTTAAGTATCTGAATTCTGCTGAAGAACAGCGACAGCCACATCTTGGACACATTTTAGACTCAGTTCAGGACATGGACCTTAatcacacagctgggacagagtaCAAGGAAGTTAAAGACGGAAAACATGAAGACTGTGGCAGCTCCAGTGAAAACATTTGTAGGAATAATGGTGACATTGGGTCCTTGCAGTCTGAGTGCAGCAAGACAAACATCTGCACAGATCCTGAGAAGTCAACCCTTGCTTGGGTTAAAAAGCAGACTGTTTGGTTAGTGGAGCAACTGGGCTTATCACTGGATATACTCCATCATGTCCAGCAACTGGAACATTAG
- the YAE1 gene encoding protein YAE1 homolog isoform X1, producing MSWVQVAVSQSNEDIFDEDADEMYLLQKEWNSTMKKRLKEGYRDGIEAGKELALQRGFNQGYRHGAELMITCGQFKGTLNALLTWCHFNGHDSALSTINNLLDVVRKHEDDMLKYLNSAEEQRQPHLGHILDSVQDMDLNHTAGTEYKEVKDGKHEDCGSSSENICRNNGDIGSLQSECSKTNICTDPEKSTLAWVKKQTVWLVEQLGLSLDILHHVQQLEH from the exons ATGTCCTGGGTACAAGTTGCAGTCAGCCAATCCAATGAGGATATATTTGATGAAGATGCAGATGAGATGTATCTACTACAGAAGGAATGGAACAGCACTATGAAAAAGAGATTGAAG GAAGGCTATAGGGATGGAATTGAGGCCGGGAAAGAACTTGCACTCCAGAGAGGCTTTAATCAAGGTTACAGACATGGTGCCGAGCTGATGATTACATGTGGCCAATTCAAAGGAACCCTGAA TGCTCTCCTAACCTGGTGTCATTTTAATGGACATGATTCTGCTTTAAGTACAATAAATAATCTTCTTGATGTGGTTCGAAAGCACGAAGATGATATGCTTAAGTATCTGAATTCTGCTGAAGAACAGCGACAGCCACATCTTGGACACATTTTAGACTCAGTTCAGGACATGGACCTTAatcacacagctgggacagagtaCAAGGAAGTTAAAGACGGAAAACATGAAGACTGTGGCAGCTCCAGTGAAAACATTTGTAGGAATAATGGTGACATTGGGTCCTTGCAGTCTGAGTGCAGCAAGACAAACATCTGCACAGATCCTGAGAAGTCAACCCTTGCTTGGGTTAAAAAGCAGACTGTTTGGTTAGTGGAGCAACTGGGCTTATCACTGGATATACTCCATCATGTCCAGCAACTGGAACATTAG